Below is a genomic region from Streptomyces ferrugineus.
GAGGACGATGAGGGTCATGTCCGAGAGCGTGTCCGTGCGCTGCCCGGCCTGCCGACGCGAGCACGTCTATACGGTCCCCGCCTATCCCTGCGAGTGCGGGGCGCCCGTCGCACCGCGGCTCGCCCCCGCCGGAACCGCTGCGGCCGTCGCCCATCGCACCTGGGACGACGAATGGATCAGCGTGCGCTGTACGGCGTGCGGCCACGACGGCGAGTGGCCCCGCCCCGAGCTGGGCTGCCCGTGCGGGGCGGTACTGCGCGTTCCTCTGGCGCGGACCGACGCCGGGGGCGAGCCCGCGCCTCCTCCCAAGGCCGCCGCGCGCCGCGCCTTCCAGCCGATCACCATCCGCACCGCCCGTGACGCGGTCACCGCGGCCGCCGTCTATCTGCGCTGGCTCGGCTACCGCGACATCCGCCGCGCCGACCAGCGCCCCACGTCCGGCGTCGGCATCGCCGCCCACGGTCTGCTCGCCCACGTCGACCCGACGGTCAGGCCGGCCACCCTGCGGGACGTGGAGTGCCTGTGGCTGACGGCCATGACGGAGTCGACGGCCTGCGTCTACTTCTCCCTCTCCGGCTACGCCCCCGACGCCCGCGCCCGCGCCGACTCCCTCGGCGTCCCCCTCTTCGTCCTCGACCTCACGGGCACACCCCAGCCGGTCAACGCCCTGGCCGACGAACTGGACGCGACCGGCGCGTGAACGCTCCGCTGAGGGTGCGGTGAAATGCCGGCTTTCGTCTGCGGGCCCGTCGTGGCTGGTCGCGCAGTTCCCCGCGCCCCTTTGGGGCGCTGCCCCGTTGCCAGTCCTAATCCGCTCGCGCCACCCGCGCCCGCCGACGGACACTCGGCACATGCGCATCCGACCGCCCACGCCCGCCGAGCTTCCGGTCCTCCAGGACGTCGAACGTGCCGCGGGCGCCGCCTTCCGCGGGCTCGGCATGGCAGCCGTCGCCGACGACGAGCCGCCCGCCCTGGACGTCCTGGAGCACTACCGCGGGGCGGGCCGGGCGTGGGTCGCCTGTGACTCCGGTGGCCGCCCTGTCGCGTATCTGATCTGCGAGCCGGTGGACGGCGCCCTGCACATCGAGCAGGTCTCGGTCCACCCCGACGCCGCCCACCGGGGCATCGGCCGCACCCTCCTCGCGTACGCCGCCGACCGTGCCCGCGAGGAGGGTCTGGCCGGTCTCACCCTGACCACCTTCACCGAGGTGCCGTGGAACGCGCCGTACTACGAACGCCTCGGCTTCCGTGTCCTGGCCGAGGCAGAGCTCACCCCCGGGCTGCGGAAGATCCGCGCCCATGAGGCGGAGCTCGGCCTCGACAGATGGCCCCGGGTCGGTATGCGCCGCGGCTAGCGCGTGTCTCTTTGATGGGTTGGTCGGTTGATCGGATGTGTCCGTCCGGTTAGTGATCACTGATGCGATGTGGGACCGGATCGAGCCGCTGATGCCGGCCGATCCGGTCCGCGGACGGCGATGGGCCGACCACCGCCGAACGCTCGAGGCCATCGCGTGGAAGTACCGCACCAACTCGCCCTGGCGGGACCTGCCCGACGAGCTCGGCTCATTCCAAACCGCTCACAAGAGGCTGATCAGATGGGCCGTCGACGGCACCTGGGAAATGATCCTTGCTGCCGTCCTGGCGGCGGCGGACGCCGACGACGACATCGACTGGACGGTGTCGGTGGACTCCACGGTCGTCCGGGCCCACCAGCATGCTGCCGGAGCACTCAAAAAGGGGCGGCTCACTGCGGCGAGCCCGCCGATCACGCGCTCGGACGTTCCCGCGGCGGGCTGAGCACCAAGGTTCACCTGGCCGCAGACGGCCACGCCCGGCCCCTCGCCTTCACCGTCACCGCAGGCCAGGCAGGTGATGCACCCGCCTTCGAGACGGTGATGTCCCGCATCCGCGTGCCCCGCACTGGCCCGGGCAGGCCCCGGACCCGGCCCCTGGCCGTTCTTGCCGACCGCGCGTATTCCTCACGTGCCATCCGCAGCCACCTGCGGCGCCGGGGCATCCGTGCGGTCATCCCGCAGCCGTCCGACCAAGTTGGCCACCGCCTGCGGCGAGGCCGACTCGGTGGCCGCCCGCCCGGCTTCGACAGCGAGGCGTACAAGCAGCGGAACACCGTCGAGCGGTGCATCAACCGCCTCAAGCAGTGGCGCGGCCTGGCCACACGAACCGACAAACTCGCGATCGCCTACCAGGCCGCACTCCACCTCGCGGGCATCCTCATCTGGACCCGACGCTGACCAAAGAGACAGAACCTAGTCGGCGGCCGCGTACCGCTCCCGCAGCTCCACCTTCCGCACCTTCCCGGACACCGTCATCGGGAAGGCGTCGAGGGTCCGCAACCGGCTCGGGATCTTGTAGTGCGCGAGTTGCCCGTCGCAGAAGGCCCGCAGGTC
It encodes:
- a CDS encoding GNAT family N-acetyltransferase, whose amino-acid sequence is MRIRPPTPAELPVLQDVERAAGAAFRGLGMAAVADDEPPALDVLEHYRGAGRAWVACDSGGRPVAYLICEPVDGALHIEQVSVHPDAAHRGIGRTLLAYAADRAREEGLAGLTLTTFTEVPWNAPYYERLGFRVLAEAELTPGLRKIRAHEAELGLDRWPRVGMRRG
- a CDS encoding IS5 family transposase (programmed frameshift), with protein sequence MWDRIEPLMPADPVRGRRWADHRRTLEAIAWKYRTNSPWRDLPDELGSFQTAHKRLIRWAVDGTWEMILAAVLAAADADDDIDWTVSVDSTVVRAHQHAAGALKKGAHCGEPADHALGRSRGGLSTKVHLAADGHARPLAFTVTAGQAGDAPAFETVMSRIRVPRTGPGRPRTRPLAVLADRAYSSRAIRSHLRRRGIRAVIPQPSDQVGHRLRRGRLGGRPPGFDSEAYKQRNTVERCINRLKQWRGLATRTDKLAIAYQAALHLAGILIWTRR